The following coding sequences are from one Leguminivora glycinivorella isolate SPB_JAAS2020 chromosome 7, LegGlyc_1.1, whole genome shotgun sequence window:
- the LOC125228335 gene encoding probable serine hydrolase, producing MNMAKRLLLNVILNPSVQKIQPIRPLGNIYNRKFSTKEAPYEEIKIPLSAGHLAAKLWKGKDNSSRPILALHGWQDNAGTWDPLIPMLNSERPILAIDFPGHGFSYHIPPGVHYYPWELPRLIYVLKNHFKWDKVSLLAHSMGSIASMRFASIFPNDVDFYVAIDSLIADDYDLDAVIEKYPIYIKKVEADQARLGTEPPSYTLEQIKNIWHMGTKKSVALESVQYLMTRGLKASSADPNKYYFSRDARLKHILFTPEDKKFVEGVAKRLICPTLYVKAIDSPYATDAFSVEMRESLEKNNKNFECHFVPGTHHVHLNNPEIIAPLIQQFLQKHNLK from the exons ATGAATATGGCTAAAAGGCTGCTATTAAACGTAATTTTGAACCCTAGTGTTCAGAAAATACAACCCATTAGACCATTAGGAAACATTTATAATAGGAAATTTAGCACCAAAGAG GCTCCCTACGAAGAGATAAAAATCCCACTAAGTGCTGGACATTTGGCTGCAAAACTATGGAAGGGCAAAGACAACAGCAGCCGGCCTATACTCGCGCTGCACGGCTGGCAGGACAACGCGGGCACGTGGGACCCACTGATTCCCATGTTGAACTCGGAACGTCCGATCCTGGCGATAGATTTCCCGGGACACGGATTTTCTTATCACATTCCACCCG GTGTTCACTACTACCCTTGGGAACTACCGAGGCTGATATATGTATTGAAGAATCATTTCAAATGGGACAAGGTTTCACTGCTAGCACACTCCATGGGCTCTATTGCTAGTATGAGATTTGCTAGCATATTTCCCAATGACGTCGACTTTTATGTCGCGATTGACAGTTTGATCGCGGACGACTATGACTTAGACGCAGTCATAGAGAAATATCCCATTTACATCAAAAAAGTGGAAGCAGATCAAGCACGACTGGGGACGGAGCCACCTAGCTATACACTAGAACAAATTAAGAACATTTGGCATATGGGTACGAAAAAATCCGTCGCCTTGGAAAGTGTACAGTACCTAATGACTAGAGGTCTCAAAGCTTCGAGTGCTGacccaaataaatattatttctcTAGAGATGCTAGATTGAAACACATTTTGTTTACACCGGAAGACAAGAAGTTTGTGGAAGGCGTTGCTAAAAGATTAATATGTCCCACATTATATGTTAAGGCAATTGACTCACCTTATGCAACCGACGCGTTTTCTGTTGAGATGAGGGAGTCACTTGAGAAAAACAATAAGAACTTTGAATGTCACTTTGTGCCTGGTACACATCATGTTCATCTGAATAATCCTGAAATTATAGCTCCACTAATTCAACAATTCTTACAAAAACACAATCtcaaatag
- the LOC125227756 gene encoding LOW QUALITY PROTEIN: probable chitinase 10 (The sequence of the model RefSeq protein was modified relative to this genomic sequence to represent the inferred CDS: inserted 1 base in 1 codon) translates to MGWNTVLWCALWLLFTHTVASPRSDNLSFVRSAVETVPEHDPIPAPIRASVESIPLRSLRDEGDERLPLRDAVEKRPIEVLSDESLRVNVEDVEDIPAGDTDNLRQYYGAANYLNKFQLGNANLQEMQQTPTGPATKRLIVCYMESWAAYRVPPLAFTAGLVPRTCTHLHYAFAVMHPHTYALLPANEDYDIIKGGYRIATGLKRRQTGLKVMLSVGGDGTDRLFSEMVQESNRRSNFIDSAVSFLREHDFDGLDLHWVYPGERDEEEKDMFTTLLYELREKMSPYGLLLSTVLPPFRYQIEDGYDLTAVSGAADYVTLQAWDMTHGKRDEPPPKAVQHSALHRDPGAASRDQRYDNIEFMVKYILRHGMAPEKLVLGVPLFGRSYKLVGSTLPTPGAPISGWGQEGPYTQTKGLLAYFEICIAEREGKGTTGTDEAGNAYAVFDDQWVTYDSQTTIAEKMRFVMNLGLAGAAAWAIDMDDFRGLCGSPFPLLSTISTMLSNEPVQSDQSSLKIGSCESMRPYLASDEDSCAHFHFCTGGINFRMVCEDERLYDPSTGFCGHQDVTKCLPGQSLRISVEEAARLLPHAYDNDFEWSDQINHDMMLNRGPVQSISMSENFKKSPENNKKVVCYMTSWAFYRRGDGKFVPEQIDTRLCTHIVYAYGSLSPDELVAKEFDPWTDITNNLYERITSLKDVTVLLGLGGWTDSAGDKYSRLVSSSAARAKFTEKLVSFLRMHNFRGLHLDWNYPVCWQSNCKKGAASDKANYAKLIQELSKALHGAGMELGVAISGYKEVIEAAYDLAAISKAADFLSAMTYDYHGGWETTTAHHTPLVPSPKDTIPYYSIEYAVKALISGGADPKKILLGLSFYGQTYRLATTGSSGPGSAASGPGEPGEFTKQPGMMAYYEICYRVKNLRWKTGRQDRAGPYAYSENQWVGYDDPKSITEKVEWAMRQGLGGVTAWAMDLDDFNNRCCGEPWPLLRAAGRALGRPVPQPAGACERPPQPVTPPPPTTTTVASDGSVGGDHVHPGHDHSTTQTTWPAWKPESTTATTAQTWWSQPTTMKPTSTTPTTAQTWWSQPTTTTMKPTTTVRTTTTRITTTQSSQSAEGKPCTAGEYRDAAGDCESYLQCEGGVWRKHRCAPGLHWSTTATRCDWPSFAKCSTSSISESTTATSTLAPITARPPPRPTTTAKPITTARPTTTTRATTTRRSTTSTTTTTRRPTTETASSGDSMEGTPCNGQTYKPVTGDCNAYLHCDGSVWRRQRCAPGLHWSPKLNNCDWPKYAKCESSSSTAALPTRSTTRLPTRPPTTPQPSNIPDEDSSCGGGESMTSANTCDAYLLCVGGRWRKQQCPPGLHWDKRTHRCDWAEFAMCDVKPGATKTPPTSTKRPQHWTTSKKPTENLTTTPTRCQTGTYHPHPQCEKFYVCVNGQLVAQSCAPGLVWGPAGQCDFPRKDSCGDRRNMRPAAPVSMQLQDHTNICENGEYAKVEGDCTRYKHCLFGKFEEFPCSVGLHWNEDKQICDWPKSAKCKSKSGMTTARPMVELPSKPAIDHEHTEHLEPARPIVSTPTPTQPEVPNKPSLLKTKYKVVCYYTNWAWYRPGLGKYGPEDIDPSLCTHIVYGFAVLGSDGLITAHDSWADYDNRLYERVVEYKRYGVKVSLALGGWNDSEGDKYSKLVNDPIARARFVTHAVQFIETYNFDGLDLDWEYPKCWQVDCSKGPDSDKEGFSDLVRELSTVMKPKGLLLSSAVSPNKKVIDEGYDVPVLARYLDWIAVMTYDYHGQWDKKTGHVAPLYYHPDDDTTYFNANYTIHYWMSKGAPSRKLVMGIPMYGQTFTTGVQWDTDPDLLGRRDAVGLNVPAVTGGEAGEYTRAKGFLAYYEICDRIKNQGWIVEKDPYGRMGPYAYKGNQWVGFDDIDIVKQKTEFIKSLNLGGGMIWALDLDDFRNRCGQGKHPLLNTIKKGLLNPKIELAPVRPQPSYPPSTSRPSIDDYDDLDDIEVKPGYHKPTWTTTVRPMKPTSQMSPIVQTTKKPTIPHVEERYKVVCYYTNWAWYRPGAGKYTPSDIDPSLCTHVVYAFAVLDADTLVMKPHDTSLDIENKFYEKVTALKNRGVRVVIGLGGWNDSAGDKYSRLVNNPSARKKFVIHAIDFIEQFGFDGLDLDWEYPKCWQVECEKGPYSDKQGFASLVKELRSAFDSRGLLLSAAVSGSKRVIDYAYDVPTLSKNLDWIALMTYDYHGQWETGHIAPMYARADDDDSTFNANFTVSYWIQRGAARQKLVLGVPMYGQSFSLLDNSANGLSAPADAGGEPGDETRARGFLAFYEICERIRVHGWRVVRDPGGRIGPYATRDDQWVSFDDDFMARHKAEYARAMGLGGNMVWALDLDDFTGQYCGCGKNPLLRSINHVLRGKEAPPPCELQEVPGATVPAAVTESATDTSNEAESAESAPAIPEIDSDIETSGYLDGRPCSGMMFRGDDDNCNKYYLCFNEVYMQLTCPDGLLWNGNHCDEPHKSRCRTKANLRITSGEGTVVESEEKPIVGCYFTDWAYYRPENGSFGPDQLDASMCTHVIYAWAHLDNKSFKLIPGNPELDVEYDFYGKVTSLRHTGVKVILGVGGLEDSEEEKWREMASTPQNRKKFSRSVYKFLRKWNFDGLQIAWQYPGCKQVPCSSHRQLTDRDNFSSLLVELSQKLRSHAMEFSAMVAAXPEIAATAYNHEVLKENVDWLAIAANDYYATSSGRTGYLMPLETAEQWDNNFNASVEYWSSVVPARQLVLGIPAYARTYSLRTVANREVGAPAFGPGAPGPFTGVPGFLAYHERCAFKPEDWHETRTRKGTYAVYGSQWASYLRPEEVHLMTSLGMRAGLRGAALWAMDLDDWRGACSCVPRPLLTAMKQAVHEPLLAPSLCL, encoded by the exons TGTGCACTGTGGTTATTATTTACTCACACAGTCGCGTCCCCGAGATCCGACAACTTGTCCTTCGTGAGAAGTGCCGTGGAGACGGTGCCTGAACATGACCCAATACCTGCGCCGATACGAGCGTCAGTCGAAAGCATTCCTCTAAG AAGTCTTCGAGATGAAGGTGACGAAAGACTGCCACTGCGTGATGCGGTAGAAAAAAGACCCATTGAAGTTTTAAGCGACGAATCCTTGCGCGTAAATGTAGAG GACGTTGAAGATATTCCAGCAGGGGATACAGACAACCTCAGACAGTATTATGGCGCCGCAAATTACTTAAACAAGTTTCAGCTAGGAAATGCTAATCTACAAG AAATGCAGCAAACTCCGACTGGTCCAGCAACTAAGAGACTGATAGTATGCTATATGGAGTCCTGGGCAGCATACCGCGTGCCTCCCCTCGCGTTCACTGCGGGCCTGGTACCACGCACATGCACCCACCTGCATTATGCCTTCGCGGTAATGCATCCACATACTTATGCTCTGTTGCCGGCTAATGAAGATTATGATATAATCAAGG GCGGGTACCGTATTGCGACAGGTTTAAAGCGAAGACAAACAGGGCTAAAAGTGATGTTAAGTGTCGGAGGCGACGGAACCGATCGGCTGTTCAGCGAAATGGTGCAGGAGTCAAACAGACGCAGCAACTTCATAGACAGCGCTGTGAGCTTCTTGAGGGAACACGATTTTGACGGTCTCGATCTTCACTGGGTTTATCCAG GTGAACGAGACGAAGAAGAAAAAGACATGTTTACAACCCTTCTGTACGAACTGCGGGAAAAAATGTCACCATACGGACTTCTACTTTCTACAGTCTTACCTCCATTCAG GTACCAGATCGAAGACGGATACGACCTAACCGCTGTGAGCGGCGCGGCAGACTACGTGACTCTGCAGGCGTGGGACATGACCCACGGGAAACGGGACGAGCCTCCGCCGAAAGCTGTCCAGCATAGCGCTCTGCACCGTGACCCCGGCGCTGCGTCCAGGGACCAGCGATACGATAACATC GAATTCATGGTGAAATACATCCTTCGTCATGGCATGGCACCCGAGAAATTAGTGCTCGGCGTGCCTTTGTTCGGTCGGAGCTACAAGCTGGTGGGTTCCACGCTGCCGACGCCCGGCGCCCCAATCAGCGGCTGGGGCCAAGAGGGGCCTTACACCCAAACCAAAGGACTACTGGCTTACTTTGAG ATATGCATAGCTGAACGCGAAGGTAAAGGAACAACCGGGACCGACGAAGCTGGTAATGCTTACGCCGTTTTTGATGACCAGTGGGTTACTTATGATTCACAAACAACTATTGCTGAAAAG ATGAGGTTCGTCATGAATTTGGGCTTGGCTGGAGCAGCAGCCTGGGCTATAGACATGGACGACTTCCGCGGTCTCTGCGGGTCGCCATTCCCCTTACTAAGCACAATTTCAACAAtgttaagca ATGAACCCGTTCAAAGTGACCAGTCATCCTTAAAAATTGGTTCCTGTGAATCTATGAGGCCGTACTTGGCGTCGGATGAAGATTCTTGCGCGCATTTCCACTTCTGCACTGGCGGCATCAATTTCAGGATGGTTTGCGAAGATGAACGTCTCTATGACCCTTCCACTGGCTTCTGcgg ACACCAGGATGTTACCAAGTGTCTACCAGGCCAAAGCCTTAGGATCAGCGTGGAGGAAGCAGCACGGTTATTACCTCATGCATATGACAATGATTTCGAG TGGAGTGACCAAATAAATCATGACATGATGTTGAACAGAGGACCAGTTCAGTCTATTTCAATGTctgaaaatttcaaaaaaa GTCCCGAAAACAACAAAAAAGTAGTGTGCTACATGACCAGCTGGGCCTTCTATCGGCGTGGAGACGGGAAATTCGTTCCAGAGCAAATTGACACCAGACTTTGCACACACATAGTTTACGCCTACGGGTCACTGTCGCCGGATGAACTCGTCGCTAAGGAGTTCGACCCATGGACTGACATCACCAACA ATTTATATGAACGTATAACATCTCTGAAAGACGTGACAGTTCTACTAGGATTGGGAGGGTGGACAGATTCTGCCGGAGACAAATATTCGCGCCTAGTGTCCTCAAGTGCTGCACGTGCCAAGTTTACAGAGAAGCTGGTGTCTTTCTTACGCATGCATAACTTCCGAGGTCTTCATTTAGACTGGAACTACCCTGTTTGCTGGCAGAGTAATTGTAAAAAGGGCGCTGCATCTGATAAAGCGAATTACGCAAAATTAATACAG gaaCTATCAAAGGCATTGCACGGGGCCGGAATGGAGCTAGGTGTCGCTATATCCGGATATAAAGAAGTGATAGAAGCGGCATATGACCTAGCGGCTATTTCTAAAGCCGCTGACTTCCTGAGCGCCATGACGTATGACTACCATGGCGGATGGGAGACCACTACGGCGCACCACACGCCGTTGGTACCTTCTCCGAAAGATACAATCCCGTACTACTCTATT GAGTACGCCGTGAAAGCTCTTATCAGCGGCGGCGCAGACCCAAAGAAAATTCTTCTAGGTCTCTCGTTCTACGGCCAGACGTACAGACTCGCCACGACGGGGTCCAGCGGCCCGGGCTCCGCGGCGTCCGGCCCGGGTGAACCCGGCGAGTTCACCAAGCAGCCCGGCATGATGGCCTACTACGAAATTTGTTACCGAG TCAAAAATCTGCGATGGAAAACAGGGCGCCAAGACAGAGCCGGCCCCTATGCGTATTCAGAAAATCAATGGGTGGGATATGACGACCCCAAATCCATAACTGAAAAG GTAGAATGGGCCATGCGGCAAGGTCTAGGCGGGGTGACGGCATGGGCGATGGATCTGGACGACTTCAACAACCGGTGCTGCGGGGAGCCGTGGCCGCTGCTGCGCGCCGCGGGCCGCGCGCTCGGCCGGCCCGTGCCGCAGCCTGCGGGCGCCTGCGAGCGTCCACCGCAGCCCgtcacgccgccgccgcctacCACAACCACCGTTGCATCTGATG GATCCGTTGGTGGCGACCACGTCCACCCCGGTCACGACCACTCAACCACGCAGACCACCTGGCCCGCCTGGAAGCCGGAGAGCACCACCGCCACCACGGCGCAGACCTGGTGGTCTCAGCCCACCACCATGAAGCCAACCTCCACAACACCCACCACCGCGCAGACCTGGTGGTCGCAGCCTACCACTACTACCATGAAACCCACTACGACTGTCAGAACGACTACTACAAGAATAACGACTACTCAATCTTCACAATCTG CGGAGGGCAAACCGTGTACTGCGGGAGAATACCGTGACGCGGCAGGCGATTGCGAAAGCTACCTCCAATGCGAAGGTGGTGTTTGGCGCAAGCATCGATGTGCGCCTGGCCTGCACTGGTCCACCACTGCCACGCGCTGTGACTGGCCTAGCTTCGCAAAGTGCTCAA CGTCGTCAATCAGCGAATCAACTACAGCTACGAGTACGCTCGCACCGATTACAGCACGACCGCCACCGAGACCTACCACTACCGCCAAACCTATCACTACCGCCAGACCTACCACTACCACCAGAGCTACAACTACCAGACGCTCCACTACTTCCACTACCACGACAACGCGTAGACCAACGACGGAAACAGCAAGTTCTG GGGATTCCATGGAAGGAACTCCTTGCAACGGCCAAACGTATAAGCCCGTAACCGGAGACTGCAACGCCTACTTGCACTGCGATGGGTCCGTGTGGCGCCGGCAGCGCTGCGCCCCTGGCTTGCACTGGAGCCCTAAGCTCAACAACTGCGATTGGCCCAAATATGCTAAGTGTGAAA GTTCGTCAAGCACGGCCGCGTTGCCCACCCGATCAACTACTCGACTCCCAACCAGACCCCCAACCACAC CTCAGCCTAGCAACATCCCCGACGAGGACAGCTCGTGCGGCGGCGGCGAGTCAATGACATCGGCCAACACCTGCGACGCGTACTTGCTGTGCGTGGGCGGCCGGTGGAGGAAGCAGCAGTGCCCGCCTGGCCTGCACTGGGACAAGCGGACTCATCGCTGTGATTGGGCCGAGTTCGCCATGTGCGATG TCAAACCTGGTGCCACGAAAACTCCGCCAACATCCACTAAGAGGCCCCAACACTGGACTACCTCGAAGAAGCCTACTGAAAACCTTACGACCACACCAACG CGCTGTCAAACAGGCACATACCACCCGCACCCCCAGTGCGAGAAGTTCTACGTGTGCGTGAACGGCCAGCTGGTGGCGCAGAGCTGCGCGCCCGGGCTGGTGTGGGGGCCCGCCGGCCAGTGCGACTTCCCGCGCAAGGACTCGTGCGGCGACCGCCGCAACATGCGCCCCGCCGCGCCCGTCTCCATGCAGCTGCAGGACCACACAA ATATTTGTGAAAATGGTGAATACGCCAAGGTTGAAGGAGACTGCACTCGCTACAAACACTGTCTGTTTGGGAAGTTCGAAGAGTTCCCCTGTAGCGTCGGCCTTCATTGGAATGAG GACAAACAAATCTGCGATTGGCCTAAAAGCGCAAAATGCAAAAGCAAAAGTGGAATGACAACAGCAAGACCGATGGTGGAATTGCCTTCTAAGCCTGCCATAGATCACGAGCACACGGAGCACTTGGAACCGGCACGTCCAATTGTTTCCACGCCCACTCCCACACAACCAGAAGTGCCTAATAAACCATCTCTGCTAAAAA CTAAATACAAAGTAGTGTGCTACTACACAAACTGGGCGTGGTACCGGCCAGGCCTGGGCAAGTACGGACCGGAAGATATCGACCCATCTCTGTGCACGCACATCGTCTACGGTTTCGCCGTACTCGGCAGCGATGGTCTTATCACCGCGCATGATTCTTGGGCAGACTATGACAATC GTCTATACGAACGGGTAGTCGAGTACAAGCGCTACGGTGTCAAAGTTTCGCTGGCCCTTGGTGGCTGGAACGACTCAGAAGGAGACAAATACTCTAAACTGGTGAACGATCCCATCGCTCGAGCTCGCTTTGTCACGCACGCTGTTCAATTCATTGAGACCTACAACTTTGATGGACTTGATTTGGATTGGGAATATCCTAAGTGCTGGcag gtgGACTGCTCAAAGGGTCCCGATTCTGATAAAGAAGGATTCTCGGATCTAGTTCGAGAGCTATCCACCGTAATGAAACCAAAAGGTTTGCTTCTATCATCAGCCGTGTCCCCCAACAAGAAGGTCATAGATGAAGGCTACGATGTGCCTGTGCTGGCAAGATACTTGGATTGGATTGCTGTAATGACCTACGACTATCATGGGCAGTGGGATAAAAAGACTGGACATGTGGCACCATTATATTACCATCCTGATGATGATACTACGTATTTCAATGCT AATTACACCATCCACTATTGGATGTCCAAAGGCGCGCCATCACGAAAACTAGTAATGGGTATTCCGATGTACGGACAAACATTCACTACCGGGGTTCAATGGGACACGGACCCAGACCTGCTTGGCAGACGAGATGCCGTCGGGTTGAACGTGCCTGCCGTTACTGGAGGCGAAGCTGGCGAATACACTAGAGCCAAGGGTTTCTTGGCTTATTACGAG ATCTGTGATCGAATTAAGAATCAAGGGTGGATAGTAGAAAAGGATCCTTATGGAAGAATGGGCCCTTACGCTTACAAAGGTAATCAATGGGTCGGTTTTGATGACATAGACATTGTTAAGCAGAAGACGGAGTTCATTAAGTCTTTGAATCTTGGAGGTGGTATGATTTGGGCTCTTGATCTTGATGACTTCAGAAACAG aTGTGGACAAGGAAAACACCCGTTGCTCAACACTATAAAGAAAGGTTTACTAAATCCAAAAATAGAATTAGCGCCCGTTCGACCGCAGCCGTCCTATCCACCATCCACAAGCAGACCATCAATAGATGACTACGATGATCTTGACGACATAGAAGTAAAGCCCGGGTACCATAAACCGACCTGGACAACTACTGTACGACCTATGAAGCCTACTTCCCAAATGAGCCCTATTGTTCAGACAACCAAAAAACCGACTATACCACATGTTGAAGAAAGATACAAAGTTGTTTGTTATTACACAAATTGGGCTTGGTACAG ACCTGGAGCAGGGAAATATACTCCGAGTGACATCGATCCTTCGCTGTGCACTCATGTTGTTTACGCGTTTGCTGTCCTCGATGCTGACACATTAGTTATGAAACCACACGACACATCTTTGGATATTGAAAACA AATTCTATGAAAAGGTAACAGCCCTAAAGAACCGAGGTGTCAGGGTTGTTATTGGTCTAGGCGGCTGGAATGACTCTGCAGGCGACAAGTACTCGCGTCTAGTGAATAACCCGTCGGCCAGAAAGAAATTCGTTATTCACGCAATAGATTTCATCGAGCAGTTCGGTTTTGATGGACTGGATTTGGATTGGGAGTATCCCAAGTGTTGGCAA GTGGAATGCGAAAAGGGTCCCTATTCTGATAAGCAAGGGTTTGCCAGCTTAGTAAAAGAGCTTCGCTCTGCTTTCGATTCTCGAGGACTTCTTTTATCTGCCGCGGTTTCTGGTAGCAAACGAGTCATCGACTATG CATACGATGTCCCAACCTTATCTAAAAATCTAGACTGGATAGCACTCATGACATACGACTACCATGGCCAATGGGAGACCGGTCACATTGCCCCCATGTATGCTCGTGCAGATGACGACGACTCTACTTTCAACGCA AACTTCACAGTCAGCTACTGGATCCAGAGAGGCGCTGCTCGACAAAAACTAGTTCTCGGAGTACCCATGTATGGGCAATCTTTCTCTCTCCTAGACAACTCAGCAAATGGACTAAGCGCACCCGCAGACGCTGGCGGTGAACCTGGAGATGAGACTAGAGCCAGAGGTTTTTTGGCTTTCTATGAG ATATGCGAACGCATCAGAGTTCACGGCTGGCGTGTGGTCAGAGACCCTGGTGGACGTATAGGACCATACGCAACGCGCGATGACCAATGGGTGTCATTCGACGACGATTTCATGGCGCGCCACAAAGCAGAGTATGCGCGTGCAATGGGACTGGGAGGAAATATGGTGTGGGCACTAGACCTGGATGACTTCACGGGCCAGTACTGCGGCTGTGGCAAGAATCCGCTATTGAGAAGTATAAACCATGTGTTGAGAGGCAAGGAAGCTCCACCACCTTGTGAACTTCAAGAAG TACCCGGTGCAACAGTACCAGCAGCTGTGACGGAAAGCGCAACCGATACATCCAATGAAGCCGAGTCCGCTGAATCTGCGCCAGCTATTCCTGAAATAGACTCCGACATTGAGACAAGT GGTTATCTTGATGGCAGGCCTTGTTCTGGGATGATGTTTAGAGGTGACGATGATAATTGCAATAAATATTACCTCTGTTTCAATGAAGTATACATGCAGCTTACTTGTCCGGATGGGTTACTTTGGAATGGG AACCACTGTGATGAACCGCATAAATCACGATGCAGAACCAAAGCTAATCTAAGAATAACTTCGGGGGAAGGAACTGTCGTAGAATCTGAAGAAAAACCGATTGTTGGGTGTTATTTCACTGACTGGGCTTATTACAG acCTGAAAATGGAAGCTTTGGTCCAGATCAATTAGACGCGTCCATGTGTACCCATGTTATTTACGCCTGGGCTCATCTTGACAATAAATCCTTCAAACTGATCCCCGGAAATCCCGAACTCGACGTTGAATATG ATTTCTATGGAAAAGTCACAAGTCTCCGGCATACTGGAGTAAAGGTGATTTTGGGCGTCGGTGGTTTAGAAGACTCAGAGGAAGAAAAGTGGCGTGAAATGGCTTCTACACCACAAAATAGAAAGAAGTTCAGCAGATCGGTTTACAAATTCTTACGGAAATGGAATTTCGATGGATTGCAAATTGCCTGGCAGTATCCTGGTTGTAAACAG GTGCCGTGCTCATCTCATAGACAACTCACAGATCGGGACAACTTCAGTTCGTTACTCGTTGAACTATCGCAAAAGCTCCGGTCTCACGCCATGGAGTTCTCCGCCATGGTCGCGG GCCCTGAAATAGCTGCCACGGCTTATAACCACGAGGTGCTCAAAGAGAATGTTGACTGGCTAGCTATCGCTGCTAATGATTACTACGCAACGTCCAGTGGGCGAACCGGATATTTGATGCCTTTGGAGACAGCAGAGCAATGGGACAATAACTTT AACGCATCTGTGGAATACTGGTCTAGTGTGGTACCCGCCAGACAGCTGGTGCTGGGAATCCCAGCCTACGCCAGGACGTACTCGCTAAGGACGGTGGCCAACCGCGAGGTGGGCGCGCCCGCGTTCGGGCCCGGCGCGCCGGGACCCTTCACCGGGGTTCCAGGCTTTTTAGCTTATCATGAG CGCTGCGCCTTCAAACCAGAAGACTGGCACGAGACTCGCACTCGTAAAGGCACGTATGCCGTATACGGGTCGCAATGGGCGTCGTACCTGCGTCCGGAGGAAGTGCACCTGATGACGTCACTGGGCATGCGCGCGGGGCTGCGCGGCGCCGCGCTGTGGGCCATGGATCTGGACGACTGGCGCGGCGCCTGCTCATGCGTGCCGCGGCCACTCCTCACAGCTATGAAGCAAGCCGTTCATGAACCGCTGTTAGCACCTTCCTTGTGTTTATAG
- the LOC125228336 gene encoding tRNA methyltransferase 10 homolog A — protein sequence MDEIDNIASQDKIEPASFHQCTLFDIKVDPGLKDDDGNEFPRPFTKNQMRKWLKKVKWENHKQEKRAREKARAKQRRQEARAANIDLGPSRKSLKKMKFEKSKKSTGIIIDLSFDDLMIEKDRFKVIKQILRCYSVNRRSASPLQFHISGFSERAKSEMSRHNGYENWDIQFHNESYLDLFPKENLVYLTSESENVIENFEENTYYIIGGLVDHNQHKGLCHKIAQEQGIRHGQLPLDKYVNMKTRKVLTIDHVFEIVVKITEGVPWQETLLKVLPLRKGAHICDNSVSNTDDSDG from the exons ATGGATGAGATCGATAATATCGCAagtcaagacaaaattgaaccGGCTAGTTTTCATCAATGCACACTTTTTGATATTAAAGTGGATCCCGGGTTGAAAGACGATGATGGCAATGAATTTCCTAGGCCATTTACGAAAAACCAGATGCGAAAATGGTTGAAAAAAGTAAAATGGGAGAATCACAAACAGGAAAAACGAGCCAGAGAGAAGGCCCGCGCCAAGCAAAGGAGACAGGAGGCACGTGCAGCTAACATCGATCTTGGGCCAAGCAGAAAGTCATTGAAGAAAATGAAGTTTGAGAAATCCAAAAAATCTACAGGAATAATAATTGACCTCAGTTTTGATGATCTGATGATAGAGAAGGACAGGTTCAAAGTTATTAAGCAAATTTTAAGGTGCTATTCGGTAAATCGAAGATCTGCTTCACCATTGCAGTTTCATATCAGTGGTTTTAGTGAAAGAGCCAAATCTGAGATGTCACGGCATAATGGATATGAGAATTGGgat ATACAGTTTCACAATGAAAGTTATTTGGACCTATTTCCTAAAGAAAATTTAGTATACCTTACAAGTGAATCAGAAAatgtaatagaaaattttgaagaaaataCCTACTACATCATCGGAGGACTTGTGGACCATAATCAACATAAG GGCTTGTGTCATAAAATAGCTCAAGAACAAGGCATTAGACATGGTCAGTTACCACTAGACAAATATGTGAATATGAAGACTCGGAAGGTTTTGACTATTGATCATG tttttgAAATTGTTGTAAAGATTACTGAGGGGGTGCCGTGGCAAGAAACATTACTGAAGGTCCTGCCACTTCGAAAAGGAGCTCATATTTGTGACAATTCAGTCTCAAATACAGATGATTCAGATGGATGA